From the genome of Sediminibacter sp. Hel_I_10:
TGTTTTTTTTCTAGAAAGAGGATATGTGGCTTTAAAAGGTCAATTTCATCATCTACCCAAAGAATATTTATAGTGTTCATGTATATTTGTTTAAATTAAAACTTTTACGTGCTTGAAGGCTAGCAACAAACTCAAAATCTTTAACGACCCAATTTACGGTTTTATTACCATTCCTAATTCGCTCATTTTCGATTTGATTGAGCATCGCTATTTTCAACGGTTACGAAGAATATCTCAAATGGGTCTGTCTTATTTGGTCTATCCGGGTGCGCATCATACACGATTTCATCATGCGATAGGTTGTATGCATTTGATGAAAAAAGCTGTAGATGTACTTCGTTTCAAGGGAGTTAAAATTTCCGAAGATGAAGAAAACGCGCTCTACAATGCCATTTTACTTCACGATATTGGTCATGGTCCGTTTTCACATGCCATGGAACATAGCATCGTGAACAATGTATCCCATGAGCAGATTTCCACCTATTTTATGGAGAAACTCAATCATGAATTTAACGGAAGTTTAACTCTGGCCATATCTATTTTCAAAGGCGACTATCACCGACCCTTTTTGTGTGAACTCATTTCTAGCCAATTTGATATGGATCGTGCCGATTATCTCAAAAGGGATAGTTTCTATACTGGTGTAGCCGAAGGTAATATTAATAGTGAGCGTCTCATTACCATGTTAAACGTTAGAGATGAGCATATTGTAGTTGAAGAAAAAGGGATTTACAGTGTAGAGAAGTTTTTGGTTGCCAGACGGTTTATGTATTGGCAAGTATACCTACACAAAACAGGTATTGTTGCAGAACAGTTGCTTACACGGGTTTTAAAAAGAGCAAAAGAGCTCACCCAACAAGGTTATGTTTTAGAGGCAAGTAAGCCTTTGCAATTTTTCTTAACTACAGACATTTCCTCTAAAGGGCTAGATGATGATTCTCTAGAAACCTTCTCAAAATTAGATGATACTGATATTTTAGCGGCCATGAAAACTTGGCAATACCAAGAGGATTTTGTGTTAAGTCACTTGTGCAGCATGATCATTAACAGGGATTTGCTAAAAATTAAATTGAAAAATAAACCGATTAAAAAAGAACTGTTAGAAAAACAATTAAAGAAGTTACTCGAGCGCTATCCTATTTCTGAAGCAGAGGCCAAATATTTTGTTTTTACAGATTCGATTTCAAATCAAGCCTATCAATCTAAAAAACAGCGCATACAAATTTTACAGAAAAGCGGTAGGGTGGTTGATATTTCAAAAGCATCAGATCAGTTTAATATCAAGGCCTTGTCTAAACCAATTGTCAAATATTACATCTGTTACCCCAAGGTTTAAACCCAGTGCTTTGACACCTCTTAAAGTCATCCCTAA
Proteins encoded in this window:
- a CDS encoding HD domain-containing protein, which translates into the protein MKASNKLKIFNDPIYGFITIPNSLIFDLIEHRYFQRLRRISQMGLSYLVYPGAHHTRFHHAIGCMHLMKKAVDVLRFKGVKISEDEENALYNAILLHDIGHGPFSHAMEHSIVNNVSHEQISTYFMEKLNHEFNGSLTLAISIFKGDYHRPFLCELISSQFDMDRADYLKRDSFYTGVAEGNINSERLITMLNVRDEHIVVEEKGIYSVEKFLVARRFMYWQVYLHKTGIVAEQLLTRVLKRAKELTQQGYVLEASKPLQFFLTTDISSKGLDDDSLETFSKLDDTDILAAMKTWQYQEDFVLSHLCSMIINRDLLKIKLKNKPIKKELLEKQLKKLLERYPISEAEAKYFVFTDSISNQAYQSKKQRIQILQKSGRVVDISKASDQFNIKALSKPIVKYYICYPKV